A window of Phalacrocorax carbo chromosome 12, bPhaCar2.1, whole genome shotgun sequence genomic DNA:
taaataccagttGGTTAAAGTCGCAAAGAATTCAGAGACGACCGAAACATGCGTTAAGGGGGAAGCGTGTGACTTAACAGAAAAGATTTCTCTTATTTAAGAGATTTGGATTCAACAggtaaaacagctttttcttctttttttttttttgcaaatactgtTGCTGCACAGAAGGCCAACGAGAGCTTGGGAGCAACACTTCCCTGGCAATGCCCAAAGCCACAGTACGCCTTCCCCCACGTACAAGAACAATTACTCCATTGTTTTTAGTGGTCCTCTCCAGAATTATAATTTAAAGAGCTTGCCTTTTTGTAGTCAAAGGACCTTCTGAAGACTGCAGGAAGAACCATTCACAGCAACAGAGCAACCCTGCTTTGTCCTACCCTCACTGTGACACCTGCAGAGCCAGATAGTTGGCATCTCGAATTTTGCATTAAGCCATAACTTTTTCAACAGCAGTGACTATATAGTTCTTTTTTGTACCTCTTGGGGATTTCCTAAGGCTTCTCCCAACATCTTCTCAATGTTCCTCATTATCGCCACTTTCTGATGAGCCTTTAATGGATATTCAATTCTCTTTGGGGTCGGGGCACCCTGAAATATCAAAAATAGCTTGTTGCACGCTTCCTGAATTGGCAAATTGTTCCACCTTCTCCCAGCCACCCAGTTCTTCACACGCCACTCAAAAGGGAGAAAGCAGCTTTCAGCTTTAAAGCAAAGGGTTTGGTGCAATGAAGTTATCACACTAACACACGCTAACACACACCTACCTGAAAAAATCCTCTGGGACAGAGCTATCCAAGCTGTGCAGGAAGGTGCCTGTACTCACCTTGTACCAGAAGTTCACAGTGATGGTAATCCCCCCGTTCAGGAGAGACTCGATGTGGTGCCACCTGCATggaaaccacacaaaaaaacaccctaTTGCTGTAGCTTATAGTGAAATACCTTGCATGGATGAGTTCAGACTGCACTGTACAAGCTTTGCCCTGTACCTCCATCACCAAGACCTCAGAACTTCTGGAAAGCTCTCCATACTTAAATACAGATCCTTTTCTCGCACACGTCAGTGGAGTGCTTGCACATTAACGTGGTGTCAGGGAGAATTACCACTCCCATCCAAGAGACAGGAAGTAGAAGCAGATTGGCCCAAGATATCACAGGAAATATCATACTTGCTGGAGAAGTCAAAACAAAATTCTCTTAGGAGCCAACCCAACACTTCACGCAGAAGACCTTTTAAACCTCTGTTTGCTGGTCACTGTGCGGTCCCTCCATCCTTCTTACCAGTACATAGGTATGTACAGCACGTCCCCTGGCCCCACCACCGTCTCATAGCCAACCACACTCCGGAAGTTCGGGAACTTCTCATAGTCGGGATTGTCAAAGTCCAcctaacagaagaaaacattaagaaacTCAGAAGAACTTCCTGCAAAGACAGTCCTCGTTATTGGCTCTCAGTATCAAACCCTCCTGATCTTCCCTGTATGGCTTTTCCATTCCCTTTCGTGCCTAACtccactgtgaggtcctgcagTATCCCCAGAGCACCACCGAATTAGATGGGAATCCTGTAATTTGTCTCTAAGCAAATCTGTGTTCGACCAAGTGATCAATTAAACAgaacagagaaggcagcagctgcagcccagtTGTGCTATCGGTAAGGTGTTCATAGCCCTAGCACTTGCAAGTCAGCACCAGCCACAACCTGAACCACCACCAGTCCTTCCATCTATTCTCAATGTATTCACCAGTTAACAGATCTGAACCCAGGTTTTGCAAAAGCTCAGCAAGCAGTATGCAGCTTTAATCCCAGTGCAGCTTCCTCCCACCTAACATCTTCACAAACGCCCTTTCTCAGCACGGAGCAGAGAACAGATCTGCTACTCTCACCTGGCTCTGTCTGTCGCAAGGATGGTGCACAGGATAAGGGTAGAGGCATTCAAACTGATCAGGAGGGAACAGGATACACCTCTTATAACCCTTAATCTGAGCAAAGAAGTTCTGCTGCTCATCATAATGAGCTGGTGTCACATTCCCtacacagagaggaaaaaaaacaatcaagaCACTCCCATGTACAGGTATGAAAGATGGAAGTAAGATACATTCCTTGCTAAAGACAGTAAATACGCTCCTGAATATTCAGAAAACTAAACAAGGAAAATGACCGTATGTATGTTACAAACTGATCACTGTATCAGTCAGCCTTTATTGAGCAGTTGCTACGCCACTTAATTTCCATTCTAAATCCATATTCAGCAACTTATGCTCTACAGGATTAGGGTTTCCAGCTTGCTTCCATGAACAGCAGATGGTGAATGTTGACAGGAAGGTTTTTCATAAAGCACTGTTTAGATGACAAGTTGTGGAATGGGCTTTCAAAAATTATTAGTCTAGAGAAAAGGAGTCTAACAGTCTGACTTTGAAAAAAAGTCCTAGTAGTTTTGCAAGAAAACAAGTAGACAAATCTCTTTGTCATTGGGGATCCCAGTAGCACCTCTTCAGTCTGATTAACAGTTATGAGGCCTGACTGTCGACACTTgagcttaaatttaaaatgacCTACTGTATCTAAATACTTGATTGTGTTCCTCACAACTATGCTTTTCAGGCTGTTTGAAAATTCAGATATTACTCTTCTAACTTgctttttatatgtattttcacCAAGGAGAATTAAGGTAACGGTTAACCTCATAACTTCATTAAATAGACCATACAATCAAATGCTCCTGTAAAGACACTCCTTTGTCTAGTGCACACTGGTTCAAGACAATGCCTTGGTTCTTGTGCATAACTTGCTGATAATAGGATTTTAGTGATCATATTATGACCCGTAGGGAAGTATTGGTGCAgtgcttttaaataaagttcTCTTCTCTCAGCTAGTAAGAGAAGTGGCAAACTACTGATGACTttttgcaaaggggaaaaaacatctGCTGTCAGACCCAAACAGCCATGAATTGCCAAGCAATTATAATTGGACAATTATAATTAGATGTGACATCCCCATTGATTATAGGCCACTCCGCTTCACAAAACTGTATGTTCTTTGCCCAGTTTTTGAGATTACTTTCTACTGGAATGCTCTCCTTTTCAACAGCGTAGTAAGTAGTACCTCTGTCTTCTAAGACACCTGCCTATGAGTCAGTCTCCACATGGATTTGGAATTCCGCTCTATCCAGGTATTTTTAGGATTTATCCATCCTCAAGCTCTCCGGTGCCCTCTAATCTTCCAAGAAATTCAGCTCTTAATTGAAAAAGAATTCCTCCCCACAATGTATGAGCTCAAATAAGATAAAATGCTTCACAGAATAATCCACATTTCCTTCTGGGTAGACATTGGACATGCGAAGAAAAGCCCAGAAGACCAACTTTGCTCAACTTGCAAaactttttgcattttaaatctgCAGACTCTGAGCATGTTGATTCTACAGGATCTGAAGCATTCAAACAACAGGTCTCAGAATATGATCAGCAATTACTGaaaacacagccccagcagcatcacacAGAGCCTTGCCATGAGCAGATTACATCCACAGTACGTCCCTGGGGAAGCACAAGCTACTCCTTTGGTTGTTTCCTCTCTATAACCCAAGTTAAGCTGTGACAAAAGTCCCCTCCCTACACAAAGCCTTAAACCACCTGCTCTGAAGTAACACTTAGAAACTAGTGGGAAATCCATTTGAAAGACCTTCTggaactgaaatacagaactgCTGACCGAatcttctccctttcccctccagTCAGACGAAGCTGCTTACCTTCCATGCCAATAAGAAGCAAGTTAGAAGTCAGTTGACCCCAGCCACGTTTCCCTTGCTGCTTGTTAATCCAGTTCCAGTTGAAGCCAAGGAAATCCACCACAATCTTCCTTCCAACCGTGTCATTCAGGGTTTGCTGCAGATATAGCCTGTATTTTCCCGGAGCAAGCAGAAAGCAAGTATTAAGCTTTGTCATTAACAGAGACATATCCCTGCATCTCTCTGGGaagatttcaaaacaaagagACATAACTCCTAGATATTCTGTTCGATCGCCACACGCCATGTGAAGCTGTTTCCTTCCACAGCTGTTCAAAGTCCCCAAACTTCGTGTAAAGATTTCCTGGTACAAAAGGGAACAGAACTCAGTTCTGCTTGAACAATCACAAGGGAACGAGAGAATTTTAGAGCAAGAACAATCCCCTCACAGCACAGGAGGGGGAAACTGGAAACAGATTGGCCACTATCAAGTATCAAACACACTCATGAATAATCCCCAGATAAATGCCACCACTCTAACTCATCTGCCGTAAGAGTTACCTCTTCTACTAGAAATGCGTGAGGGCAAAAAAGGGCTCAGGAAATCCAGCACGCTTCAGTATCAAGTTACTTTAATGCCACGCTTACATTTAGACATAGAGGATGAGAGGAATCAAACATCTGTATTAACAATCACAGTATTACAGATGACTGTCTGCaatgctggaagaaaaatgcatttttaagctCAAGGACTGCCTTCTCTCGTGGAAAAAGCACACCCAAAgctgagaaagaagagaaaggcacAGACGACAAGTGGACACAGACACAGTCTTGCTTCCAATTAAGACACAATGAAGCATCCTTAAGTCCTTTTAGAGGGCTGGTGACTGATAAAATTAACCAATGGTTTAAGTACAGCTGCTAATAGTTATAGTCCACATAAACATGAAGCTCCTCTCAGTAACTTACAGCTCTGTTAGCGGTGTAGGCCATCACCACCAACAAATACACTTCACGTATGCAGTCTTTTCTCGCTTTTCTGAAAGAGGGTTAGCGCCAGCTACCTTGGTGTTCTGTAAAAAAGGCTGAGTGCTATATAGCCTGTACCTTTTAATCAGATAACTTAAATCCTCCACCAACACCATCATCTGCCAAAAGAACGTGCGGCTTAAGGCCTTCTCTATCCAAACCCCACCTTGgatagagaagaaaaacaaaaaagtaccTGCAGACAATGTGAACAGTTTGATTAACTAATGGTATGACTTATTTTATCAGTTAACAAGGCTACTGTAAGGtagcagccctgcaggaagagcagggctataaaaaaaaacctgaaagtttGAGAGGTTTTAATCACCAACACTCACTGCAGAGAAGCTTACCCCCTGCTTAGACCCGCAGAAATGGAGAAACCTCCGTATATCGCTTACCTTTCAGCGCTCCCtttttgttgtatttctttGAGTCTGTCCACAAACTCAGCGAACTTCATCTCTTCCCTGCTCGACTTGGGTTTGAAGTTCTTAAAATTGGCCATCTTCTTTTCATCATAGTACAGAAACTTGTGTGTGCTGGCACTGTACACTGAGAAGTCCCCATTGCCAATATTCTCCTGGAGGTAGTCCAGGTCCCATTTCAGAGCAGGATAAACCAGATTTGTATCTGTCAGCACCACCGGCTCctggagaaaaacaggaagTTTATTAATTCAAGGACCTCTTGAACTTGAGAACAACAATCACGTTCATTACTGAAACCACACAAactctttgaaaacaaagaattgAAAAAGGCATTTGGAGTAATCAGATACCTCGATCTGGGGAGAAAACCAAGTGAAACATGATAGGAAGTTGCTCACTCCTACAGCAAGTTCATAGTAGCAGTGGGACAGATTCCACTATCTAT
This region includes:
- the HIF1AN gene encoding hypoxia-inducible factor 1-alpha inhibitor, which translates into the protein MAAASSSSSSSSSSSSSSSSSSSSSSSSSSSSAAAAAAAAAVGGCREGPAVAAGPGWSDSQFRRYSFETRPIPRLSHGDPRAEELIENEEPVVLTDTNLVYPALKWDLDYLQENIGNGDFSVYSASTHKFLYYDEKKMANFKNFKPKSSREEMKFAEFVDRLKEIQQKGSAERLYLQQTLNDTVGRKIVVDFLGFNWNWINKQQGKRGWGQLTSNLLLIGMEGNVTPAHYDEQQNFFAQIKGYKRCILFPPDQFECLYPYPVHHPCDRQSQVDFDNPDYEKFPNFRSVVGYETVVGPGDVLYIPMYWWHHIESLLNGGITITVNFWYKGAPTPKRIEYPLKAHQKVAIMRNIEKMLGEALGNPQEVGPLLNMMIKGRYD